AGGCGAAACCATGCAACTTTTATATCGTGGAATCAACTACGACCGTAAATCTCAAACCGCAATTGACAATTACGAAGCGCAAGGAAAATACAGGGGTGTTGAATGGCACTCACGGGATATTAAATCTATTGCCGTCGGTCGAAATAAGTCGCACCTAACCTATCGTGGAGTAGATTATTGCTAAGTTAAAATTTAACTGCTAATGAACTATGAAGCGATCGCTCTTGAGAGCGATCGCTTTACTTTATAGAAAGTAAATTTACCAGTTATTAAAAGCTAACGTTATGTTAAAGTTATTTTGCCAGTTGTAGAGAAATTAGAGCAACTACCGATAATTAAAATACGAGCCGACTTGTATTTGCAATAAAATTGATGGTTAAAGCTAGTAAATTCGATAATGCCCAGCCAGCAGGCGATCGCCACAGCCAAAATCCCCCTTCCCTAGAAATATCTACTTCACGCCAGTTTACTGATTGGCTGAGAGAACAAAATTTAAGTCTGGCTTTTACCACTTATCAAGCAGGCAAAATCTTTTTTATTGGTTTGCAGCCTAACGGCAAACTCTCTATTTTTGAACGCACCTTCGATCGCTGCATGGGTTTATGGATCTCTGGCGATACTTTATATCTTAGTTCTCTGTATCAAATCTGGCGGTTTCAAAATGCTCTCGAACCAGGACAAACCTATCAAGGCTACGATCGCCTGTACGTTCCCCAAGTTAGCTATGTCACAGGCGATTTAGACGTACACGATTTAATTGTAGACAAGTCAGACAAGCTGATTTTTGCTAACACTTTATTTAGCTGCTTGTC
This region of Myxosarcina sp. GI1 genomic DNA includes:
- a CDS encoding DUF4278 domain-containing protein, which translates into the protein MQLLYRGINYDRKSQTAIDNYEAQGKYRGVEWHSRDIKSIAVGRNKSHLTYRGVDYC